ATTTAAATCAACCCATGGTCCGCAAAAGAATACACATCATTCCCGGCGATGATGAGATGATCATGAACCGATACTTCAATTGCTTTGACTGCTTCGACCAATTTTTTGGTAATCGTGAGATCGTCCTGGCTAGGGTTGGGGTTTCCACTGGGGTGATTATGGACAAATACCAATGCAGCCGCATCGTTCTCCAGCGCCCGCTTTACCACTTCACGTGGATAGACTGCCGATGTAGATAAAGTGCCTTCAAATAATTCTTCCATTTTTAAAATTTGATTTCGACCATTGAGATAAATAACCATAAATATTTCACGGTTTTTATCCCGGAGATTATGCTTTAAATAATCCATCACTTCATCGGCGGAACGGATAAAATCTTTATTGATAATTTTGTCTGAAAGATAGCGACGGGAAACAGCTTGGGCAATTTTGAGTCCGAATACATTATTGTCCCCAATACCATTAATGGATTTGAGTTCCTCTGCGTTGGCTTCCAAAACAGATTTAAGAGAACCAAATTGTTTCAAAGCATCCTTGGCCGCTTGTTTGCAATCTTTTCGGGGAGTACCTAAAGTAAGTAAGAGTTCGATAATTTCATAATCGTGAAATCCATCCAGACCGCTTTTCAGGAATTTATCCCGAAGGCGTTGGCGATGACCTTCGTTTATTTGCGGCGAAGTCACAGAGATTGTAGCGATTTTATAATTAATAACATATTGCTCTGTGTGTTATGCAATCCGCGACTAGTTTTTTAAACTCTCCAGTTTCAACTTGAATTCTCTGAGTTCACGTGTATTACCCAATTCAATTTCACCTGAATCCCATTTTAATTTGAAATCCGTTTCAGAATCGGAACCACCTTGTTTTTGGTATAATGGATACAAATCAGCATCTTCTCTTGGCTTCGAATTATGGAGTGTTGCAGTTAGTTGATAGGCAATATCTTCACAAATATCATCAATAACACGATTGGGTAAGTTTTTCTGGAGCAAACTTTGCTCAACGCGAGAAAAACGCATTCCTTTTACAACGTAATCTTGGTAGGCTTCCCACGCAAATGGCGCAACAGCTTTCACTGATTCCGCCATTGCATCAGAAAAAACTCGAATTTCGTATTGGGCATGACTGTCGGATCTCAGTCCAACAAAATGAAGCAGATTATGAAGATCGTTCTTCCAATACCATTCCGTATAAAGATTTACCGGGAGAATTGATCGGGCCAATTCACGGGCCACTCCTGCCTCATTCAATTCAGAATAAATTGCAAAACTGCGATCAGAAATTTCTTTAAAATAATCCTGAACTTTTTGTTTTAATTCTGGTGGCACTTCCCCCATCCTGCCCTGCTTATTTAAAGCCGACTGAAACTGAATATGTTCAGGGTCAGGCATATAAAACTCATCGCGCGCTTCTGAGTATCGAAGTGAATATTCGTTAATATTTGCCGTACGATGTCGAACCCATTGCCGGGCAACAAAAATAGGCATCTTGCAATGATACTTGAATTCCACCATTTCAAAAGGTGTTGTATGGCGATGGCGCATAAGATAGCGAATAAGTCCCCGATCTTGAGATGTTTTACTGGTCCCTTTACCATAACTCACGCGAGCCGCTTGTACAATGGCATCATCCCCACCCATGGAATCCACGAGTCGAACGAATCCTTTATCTAAACATTGGATTGCATCTTCTGGTATTTGTGTCATTTTTATTTATTATGTTAAAATTTTATATGTTTTATCCACTGCATCTACTTCACCGGCAATTAAACCTGGTTCAATAAGCGTCTTTTCTTGATTGAAACTAACAAGATTCCCTTTTAGGTCAATCAGTTTTCCGCCTGCTTCATTAATTATACAATTTCCTGCACAGATGTCCCATTCGTTTTTTGGACGAAGAGAAGCAAATATATCTGCTTTCCCAGCGGCTGTAAGCCCAAGCTTATACGCAACAGAGCCTACTGCCCTGAGTTCACCAAATGTACCATCATATGGCGCCCATAGCCCACGTCGTGTTTCAGAACGACTATTCAAAATAACCATATCAACCAAATTTACTTTTGAAGAACAGCGAATGGGTTCACTATTCAAAAATGCGCCCTCACCTTTGGCTGCCG
Above is a genomic segment from Candidatus Neomarinimicrobiota bacterium containing:
- the radC gene encoding DNA repair protein RadC, whose protein sequence is MTSPQINEGHRQRLRDKFLKSGLDGFHDYEIIELLLTLGTPRKDCKQAAKDALKQFGSLKSVLEANAEELKSINGIGDNNVFGLKIAQAVSRRYLSDKIINKDFIRSADEVMDYLKHNLRDKNREIFMVIYLNGRNQILKMEELFEGTLSTSAVYPREVVKRALENDAAALVFVHNHPSGNPNPSQDDLTITKKLVEAVKAIEVSVHDHLIIAGNDVYSFADHGLI
- a CDS encoding 3'(2'),5'-bisphosphate nucleotidase CysQ; this encodes MISDLILAKDAAIEAGGVILNYYKADYEIRDKGYHNPVTTADHAADDCLKDILMGARPEYGWLSEETVDSPDRLSKDRVWVVDPLDGTKEFIEGVPNFVVSVALVENGKPIVGILYNPVTKETFTAAKGEGAFLNSEPIRCSSKVNLVDMVILNSRSETRRGLWAPYDGTFGELRAVGSVAYKLGLTAAGKADIFASLRPKNEWDICAGNCIINEAGGKLIDLKGNLVSFNQEKTLIEPGLIAGEVDAVDKTYKILT
- a CDS encoding FAD-dependent thymidylate synthase, which produces MTQIPEDAIQCLDKGFVRLVDSMGGDDAIVQAARVSYGKGTSKTSQDRGLIRYLMRHRHTTPFEMVEFKYHCKMPIFVARQWVRHRTANINEYSLRYSEARDEFYMPDPEHIQFQSALNKQGRMGEVPPELKQKVQDYFKEISDRSFAIYSELNEAGVARELARSILPVNLYTEWYWKNDLHNLLHFVGLRSDSHAQYEIRVFSDAMAESVKAVAPFAWEAYQDYVVKGMRFSRVEQSLLQKNLPNRVIDDICEDIAYQLTATLHNSKPREDADLYPLYQKQGGSDSETDFKLKWDSGEIELGNTRELREFKLKLESLKN